A region of Rhodanobacteraceae bacterium DNA encodes the following proteins:
- a CDS encoding Pyridoxal-5'-phosphate-dependent enzyme beta superfamily (fold type II) has translation MHAWTRHAIATLEAEAARSADTHLIRLDLPAFPGIPLYFKDESVHPTGSLKHRLGRSLFLYAICNGWLERDRPVIEASSGSTAISEAYFARLLALPFIAVMPQHTSKEKIAQIEFFGGMCHLIEGTDVYGAAQKLADERGGHYMDQFTYAERATDWRGNNNIAESIFRQMQREPDPVPRWIVVGAGTGGTSATLGRYIRYGCAQRGETRLAVVDPENSVFHDYYHGGDATLTLARGSRIEGIGRPRVEPSFLPSVIDRMIRVEDADSMAALRVLEKLLGRRCGGSTGTNFVGALQLMAEMKAAGETGPVVTLICDGGERYAGTYYNDAWLAAEHLDIAAARNKLMRLAHTGEA, from the coding sequence ATGCACGCATGGACCCGCCACGCGATCGCGACGCTCGAAGCCGAAGCCGCGCGTTCGGCCGACACCCACCTGATCCGCCTCGACCTGCCGGCGTTTCCGGGCATCCCGCTGTACTTCAAGGACGAGTCGGTGCACCCCACCGGCAGCCTCAAGCACCGGCTGGGGCGCTCGCTGTTCCTGTACGCGATCTGCAACGGCTGGCTCGAACGCGACCGTCCCGTGATCGAGGCGTCCAGCGGCAGCACCGCGATTTCCGAAGCGTATTTCGCGCGCCTGCTGGCACTGCCGTTCATCGCGGTGATGCCGCAGCACACCTCGAAGGAGAAGATCGCGCAGATCGAATTCTTCGGCGGCATGTGCCACCTGATCGAGGGCACCGACGTGTACGGCGCGGCGCAGAAACTCGCGGACGAACGCGGCGGGCATTACATGGACCAGTTCACCTACGCCGAACGCGCCACCGACTGGCGCGGCAACAACAACATCGCCGAATCGATCTTCCGCCAGATGCAGCGCGAACCCGATCCGGTTCCGCGCTGGATCGTGGTCGGTGCCGGCACCGGCGGCACCTCGGCCACGCTGGGACGCTACATCCGCTACGGCTGCGCGCAACGCGGCGAGACCAGGCTGGCAGTGGTCGATCCCGAGAACTCGGTGTTCCACGACTACTACCACGGCGGCGACGCGACGCTGACGCTCGCGCGCGGCTCGCGCATCGAAGGCATCGGCCGCCCGCGCGTCGAGCCTTCGTTCCTGCCCAGCGTGATCGACCGGATGATCCGGGTCGAGGACGCCGACAGCATGGCCGCGCTGCGCGTGCTGGAGAAATTGCTCGGGCGCCGTTGCGGCGGTTCCACCGGCACCAACTTCGTGGGCGCGCTGCAACTGATGGCCGAAATGAAGGCGGCCGGCGAAACCGGCCCGGTGGTGACGCTGATCTGCGACGGCGGCGAACGCTACGCGGGCACGTATTACAACGACGCGTGGCTGGCGGCCGAACATCTCGACATCGCGGCCGCCCGCAACAAACTCATGCGGCTTGCCCACACCGGCGAAGCCTGA
- a CDS encoding Two-component transcriptional response regulator, LuxR family translates to MIRVVLVDDHELVRSGFRLILSGQPDIEVLGEASNAEDGLRLIRSAKPDVALIDVHMPGMSGIELTERVQRARLATHIVILTIVQDAQFPRRLLQSGALGYLTKGCPSEELLQAVRTVAQGRRYLDATIAREMALATVDGEGSPLESLSSRELEVALMLARGLAVNEVANRLHLSAKTVSTYKQRLFEKLGVAHTIALEHVLSAHGLLGEQPSQAGKA, encoded by the coding sequence ATGATCCGCGTGGTGTTGGTGGACGATCATGAACTGGTGCGTTCGGGGTTCCGCCTGATCCTGTCCGGGCAGCCCGACATCGAAGTGCTGGGCGAGGCCAGCAACGCGGAAGACGGTTTGCGGCTGATCCGCTCGGCCAAGCCCGACGTGGCGTTGATCGACGTGCACATGCCGGGCATGAGCGGCATCGAACTGACCGAACGCGTGCAGCGCGCGCGCCTCGCGACCCACATCGTGATTCTCACCATCGTGCAGGATGCGCAATTCCCGCGCCGCCTGCTGCAATCCGGGGCGCTGGGCTATCTCACCAAGGGCTGTCCGTCGGAAGAATTGCTGCAGGCGGTGCGCACGGTCGCGCAGGGGCGGCGTTACCTCGATGCGACCATCGCGCGCGAAATGGCGCTGGCGACGGTGGACGGCGAAGGCTCGCCGCTGGAGTCGCTGTCGTCGCGCGAACTGGAAGTGGCGCTGATGCTGGCGCGCGGGCTTGCGGTCAACGAAGTCGCAAATCGCCTGCACCTGAGCGCCAAGACGGTGTCGACCTACAAGCAACGCCTGTTCGAGAAGCTGGGCGTTGCGCACACCATTGCCCTGGAGCACGTGCTGTCCGCGCACGGCCTGCTGGGCGAACAGCCGTCGCAAGCGGGAAAAGCCTGA
- a CDS encoding putative membrane protein: MTLAARLQHRPLLHALVHTGKRDTPWAVALRNTAAVVLPLAVGAWTDHLFAGLGISAGALNTMFADQPGPYRLRLRRMLLTALAAGVAAFAGSVLGQWPPALLVGAALWAFGASLLVAIDVHATRAGLTSLILLVIMGADPHAPAAALPAAALIFAGGVLQTLFAIAAWPLQRYRPERLALAQAFHALAEFARSGVASGEAVALPPSLNDLQATLFGAGRARGRAVEAFRVLAELAERIRLELFALAHQQSQCESSSLREALARLRAAAADVLATIVGSLEQAAPPRPDAALAAYAAAAAVVESGPPTAETGIVAARVAALGGQLRAAVRNADTAGSRGEIRAQRAEYRLPRALQSANPFATLRANLRLSSPACRHALRCSVCIAIALGLSHLLPLSRGYWLPMTVAIVLRADFGATWRIGLLRVLGTLGGLFLTTAVLHFGGVGNFWIALALMAVLCFAFRELASVHYGIAVVCLTGLVVILLSFYGIPAEASVQARAIDTALGSALALLAYLVWPTWERGREREVLARMLEAYRDYLAAVVRGDARTRRETRVAARAARSSAQASLDRLRAEPASRINLPRAEALVAQANRLIRAAMALEAARGNAEIPSSPELDAFTQACDAALHECADALREARPPQGDWPLRKLQRALAAAPAQQRDAIHASLLDASDRVVDAIDSMLHVLKP, from the coding sequence ATGACCCTCGCCGCGCGCCTGCAACACCGTCCCCTGCTGCACGCGCTGGTGCACACCGGCAAGCGCGATACGCCGTGGGCGGTGGCCTTGCGCAATACCGCGGCGGTCGTGCTGCCGCTGGCGGTCGGCGCGTGGACCGACCACCTGTTCGCCGGCCTCGGCATTTCCGCCGGCGCACTCAACACCATGTTCGCCGACCAGCCGGGGCCGTACCGGCTGCGACTGCGGCGGATGCTGCTGACCGCGCTCGCGGCCGGTGTCGCGGCCTTCGCGGGTTCGGTGCTCGGGCAATGGCCGCCCGCGTTGCTGGTTGGCGCGGCGCTGTGGGCGTTCGGCGCGTCGTTGCTAGTCGCGATCGACGTGCACGCCACCCGCGCGGGCCTGACCAGCCTGATCCTGCTGGTGATCATGGGCGCCGATCCGCACGCGCCGGCCGCGGCGCTGCCTGCGGCGGCGCTGATCTTCGCCGGCGGCGTATTGCAGACGCTGTTCGCGATCGCCGCATGGCCGCTGCAGCGCTACCGGCCGGAGCGGCTGGCACTGGCGCAGGCGTTCCACGCGCTGGCCGAATTCGCGCGATCCGGCGTGGCGTCCGGCGAGGCGGTAGCGCTGCCGCCCTCGCTCAATGATCTGCAAGCGACGCTGTTCGGCGCGGGCCGTGCGCGCGGCCGCGCGGTCGAAGCGTTCCGCGTACTGGCGGAGTTGGCCGAGCGCATCCGCCTCGAACTGTTCGCGCTGGCCCACCAGCAATCGCAATGCGAATCCTCGTCCTTGCGCGAAGCGCTGGCCAGGCTGCGCGCGGCCGCCGCGGACGTGCTGGCGACGATCGTGGGCTCGCTCGAACAGGCCGCGCCGCCGCGACCCGACGCGGCGCTCGCCGCCTACGCCGCCGCCGCGGCCGTCGTCGAATCCGGGCCGCCGACGGCGGAAACCGGCATCGTCGCCGCGCGCGTTGCCGCGCTCGGCGGACAGTTGCGCGCCGCCGTGCGCAACGCCGACACCGCCGGCAGCCGCGGCGAGATCCGCGCGCAACGCGCGGAATACCGCCTGCCGCGGGCGCTGCAATCCGCCAACCCGTTCGCGACCCTGCGCGCCAACCTGCGGCTGTCCTCGCCGGCCTGCCGCCACGCGCTGCGCTGCAGCGTGTGCATCGCGATCGCGCTGGGGCTGTCGCACCTCCTGCCCTTGTCGCGCGGCTACTGGCTGCCGATGACGGTCGCGATCGTGTTGCGCGCGGACTTCGGCGCCACCTGGCGGATCGGTCTGCTGCGCGTGCTCGGCACGCTGGGCGGATTGTTCCTGACCACCGCGGTGCTGCACTTCGGCGGCGTCGGCAATTTCTGGATCGCGCTGGCCCTGATGGCGGTGCTGTGCTTCGCCTTCCGCGAACTCGCCTCCGTGCACTACGGCATCGCGGTGGTGTGCCTGACCGGCCTGGTGGTGATCCTGCTGTCGTTCTACGGCATCCCGGCCGAGGCTTCGGTGCAGGCGCGCGCCATCGACACCGCGCTCGGCAGCGCGCTGGCGCTGCTGGCCTATCTGGTATGGCCGACCTGGGAACGCGGCCGCGAGCGCGAAGTGCTGGCACGGATGCTGGAGGCCTATCGCGACTACCTCGCCGCGGTGGTGCGCGGCGATGCCCGCACGCGCCGCGAAACCCGGGTGGCCGCGCGTGCCGCGCGCAGCAGCGCGCAGGCTTCGCTGGACCGCCTGCGCGCGGAGCCCGCCAGCCGGATCAACCTGCCGCGCGCCGAAGCGCTGGTCGCGCAGGCCAACCGGTTGATCCGCGCCGCGATGGCGCTGGAAGCGGCGCGCGGCAACGCCGAAATACCCTCGAGTCCGGAGCTGGATGCTTTCACGCAAGCCTGCGACGCCGCCCTGCACGAATGCGCCGATGCGCTGCGGGAAGCACGCCCGCCGCAAGGTGACTGGCCGCTGCGCAAACTGCAGCGCGCGCTGGCGGCTGCGCCGGCGCAGCAGCGCGACGCGATCCATGCCAGCCTGCTCGATGCCAGCGATCGCGTCGTCGACGCGATCGACTCGATGCTGCACGTGCTGAAGCCGTAG